GACGGTTACGGCAGCCGGCCGCCGGTGACGCCGAGGATCTGCCCACTGACGAAACTCGACTCCTGGGAGGCCAGGAACACGAACGCGGGCGCGAGCTCGGCCGGCTGACCCGGCCTGCCCAGCGGTGCGTCCGCACCGAACGACGCCGCCTTCTCCGCGGGCATCGACGCCGGGATGATCGGGGTCCACACCGGGCCGGGCGCCACCGAGTTGACCCGGATGCCGCGCTCGGCGAGCTCCTCCGCGAGGCCCTTGGTGAACGTCACGATGGCGCCCTTGGTGGTGGCGTACGGCAGCAGCGCCGGCGTCGGCTGGTAGGCCTGGATCGAGGAGGTGTTGATGATGGTGCCGCCCTCGGGCATGGCCGGCAGCACCGCCTGGGTGAGCCAGAACATCGCCATGATGTTGGTGCGGAACGTGTGCTCCAGCAGGTCCGACGGGATCTTGTCGAAGCTGCCGAAGCTCATCTGGTACGCCGCGTTGTTGACCAGGATGTCGACCTGGCCGAACTCCTTGACCACCTGGTCGGCCAGCCGGCGGCAGTTGCCCTCCTCGCTCAGGTCGGTCGCGAAGCGCAGCACCTTGCGGCCGGCCTCCTCCACCACCCGGGCGGTCTCGTCCGCGTCGGACTCCTCGGCCTCGAGGTAGGCGATCGCCACGTCGGCACCCTCGCGGGCGAACGCCAGCGCGACGGCCCGGCCGATGCCCGAGTCACCACCGGTGATCAGCGCCTTCTTACCCTCCAGCCGGCCCAGCCCGCGGTAGGTGTCGTAGCCGTAGTCGGGCTTGGGGTCCATCTCGGAGTCCAGGCCGGGGTGTTCCTGGGTCTGACCGGGGAAGTCCGGGCGGGGGTGCTGGTGCTGCGGGTCCTGCTGGCTCGTCTGGTCGGGTTGGTCGCGCTGCGTCATGAATCTCCCAGCTCGTGCACGTGTGAGGGGCCGTTCCCGGTCGGCGCCGGTCGGCACCGGTTCGCTCGTGTCGGAGGCTTACCCCGTAAGTCCCTCCTATCACGTACGGGAACGACCCGCCTGTCGCTCCGTTTCGTACCGGCGGCGGCCGGTACGCCTTGCCGGGCGATCCGCTCAGGTCGCGGCGGGGTTTGCCTGCCATCGGACCGGGACGCAGGCTGGCAGTGGAGGGTGCCTGCCACGTGACGAAGACGTGAGGTGAGTTCGGTGACCCAAGGACACGCCAAGACCACCGACGAGGTGTCGGGGAAGGACGTCGCGAAGGTCCTGCAACCGGTCCTCGTCGACCTCCTGGGCCTGGCCCAGAACGGCAAGCAGCTGCACTGGCACGTGCGCGGCCGCTACTTCCTGCCCGTCCACGAGCGGCTGGACGTCGTGATCGACGACGCCCGGGACTTCGCCGACACGGTCGCCGAGCGCCTGGTCGCGCTGGACGTACCCGCCGACGGCCGGCCGGCGACCGTGGCGACCACGACCAACCTCCCGGAGGTGGCGCCGGGCTTCACGAGCGACGACAAGGTCGTCGGCGCCGTCGTCGACCAGCTCGACGCCACGATCGCGCGGGCGCGCACGGCGATGGAGGCGCTGGAGACGACGGACCCGGTGAGCCAGGACATCGTGATCGAGGCCCTGCGGACGCTGGAGAAGCACCGCTGGATGTTCGCCGCGCAGCTCGGCTGAGCCGCGCGGCCGGATCGCGCCTCACTTCGCCTCCGACCAGCGGGTGACCACGCTCACGTCGGCGACGAAGCGGACCGAGCTGCCCGCCGCCCAGAACCCCGCCGTCGACTCCAGCGCGCTCGCCAGCAGCGCGGTCGCGTCGCCGGCGTGCTCGGCGGGCACGTGCAACAACAGCTCGTCGTGCAGGCACAGCACGATCCGGCCGCCGAACGGGCGCAGGCCGGTGCGCACCGCCGCGGCCCACGCCTTGAAGAACTCCGCCGCCGCACCCTGGACGACGGCGTTCCGGGCGAACCTGCCGTGCCCGTGCCGCCGGGCCCGGTCGGCCGCCGGCCGCGATCCAGGTGGTGCGTCCGCCGCGCGGGGGTCCACCGGCTCCTCGGCCGCATCACTCGCGTCGCTCTCCCCCGGCCGGAGCCGGATCAGCCGGCCGCCGTGGGTGCGGATGTCCCGGCCGACCAGGCCGGCCTCCTCTGCCGTACGGAGGTAGCCGATCGCCCGCGGGTAGGCGCGTTCCATCCGCCGCAGGGCGGCGCCGGCCGTGCCGGAGGTCTGGCCGTACATCGCTGCGAGAACGGCGACCTTCGCGGTGGGCCGGTCGCAGTGCAGCTGTGCGGCGACCGGGGCGTACAGGTCGTCGGCGCGCGCGGCCCGGGCGAGCGCGGCGTCGCCGGAGACCACGGCCAGCACCCGGGGCTCGATCTGGCCCAGGTCGGCGCGGACAAGAACGTGGCCCGGCTCGGCGGCGACCGCCACCCGCAGCCCGGCGGGCAGGTTGTGCAGCCCGGCGCCCGCGGTCATCCGGCCGGCCGCGCCGTCGGAGGCCGCCCACGTCCCGCGCAACCGGCCGTCGGCGCCGACGTGCCGGTCGAGCCAGCCGTAGCCGTAGGTCGTGGCGATGCGTTCGGCCTTGCGCCAGTCGAGAAACGCGGCCACCCCCGGATGGGAGTCGCGGAACGGCTCCAGCCGCCAGGACCGGGTGTCGGGGAGGTTGAACCCGACCCGGCCCAGCAGCTCGCGGACCTGCACGGGGTTGC
This Actinopolymorpha cephalotaxi DNA region includes the following protein-coding sequences:
- a CDS encoding Dps family protein, with the translated sequence MTQGHAKTTDEVSGKDVAKVLQPVLVDLLGLAQNGKQLHWHVRGRYFLPVHERLDVVIDDARDFADTVAERLVALDVPADGRPATVATTTNLPEVAPGFTSDDKVVGAVVDQLDATIARARTAMEALETTDPVSQDIVIEALRTLEKHRWMFAAQLG
- a CDS encoding SDR family oxidoreductase, which codes for MTQRDQPDQTSQQDPQHQHPRPDFPGQTQEHPGLDSEMDPKPDYGYDTYRGLGRLEGKKALITGGDSGIGRAVALAFAREGADVAIAYLEAEESDADETARVVEEAGRKVLRFATDLSEEGNCRRLADQVVKEFGQVDILVNNAAYQMSFGSFDKIPSDLLEHTFRTNIMAMFWLTQAVLPAMPEGGTIINTSSIQAYQPTPALLPYATTKGAIVTFTKGLAEELAERGIRVNSVAPGPVWTPIIPASMPAEKAASFGADAPLGRPGQPAELAPAFVFLASQESSFVSGQILGVTGGRLP
- a CDS encoding DNA polymerase; this encodes MEPWSTAEHAPTLAGLAELVGSAPGRCLALVVVPGLGVGLAVDGHRRAVRCADPAGLVAELDRELRPRWVWWDARTTAGQLLAADVRVRACWDLAAGHRVLHGGRRDDPAAVWAAATGLPEPPPPRREVTLLDWSEPATLPGALSNSLGGSDAANPAVSSDANPAAGSDANPAAGSDDESADFFAHDGRLRPDVAGQDWLADRVTGPAADAVLDRAARWAALALRVRAAQDAGLRALPDPRASPRSLPLAVLTAYAESAAALLAVELEHDGLPLDRGAAERYISGFVGPRPATPAAEAAARARRDAAVVDLFRPGSGEEAGVRVDLRNPVQVRELLGRVGFNLPDTRSWRLEPFRDSHPGVAAFLDWRKAERIATTYGYGWLDRHVGADGRLRGTWAASDGAAGRMTAGAGLHNLPAGLRVAVAAEPGHVLVRADLGQIEPRVLAVVSGDAALARAARADDLYAPVAAQLHCDRPTAKVAVLAAMYGQTSGTAGAALRRMERAYPRAIGYLRTAEEAGLVGRDIRTHGGRLIRLRPGESDASDAAEEPVDPRAADAPPGSRPAADRARRHGHGRFARNAVVQGAAAEFFKAWAAAVRTGLRPFGGRIVLCLHDELLLHVPAEHAGDATALLASALESTAGFWAAGSSVRFVADVSVVTRWSEAK